In Gammaproteobacteria bacterium, the genomic window ATAGTTATATTTTTTCATGGCCGCTTGCGTGTTTCCGAGGTGGTCAGTCTTAAAGTGAAGCATATTCATGGTGAGCAATATTATTGTCAGGTACCGATCTCAGTGACTTTGCTGGAATGTCTCCGTGATTACTGGAAGCTTTATCATCCTTCACCCTATTTATTTCCTGGTCGTGAACCGGATAGGCCGCTGGGTATCACCAGTGCACAAAAGCATTTCACGCGCGCGAAGAACTGTGCAGGTATCCACAAGGTTGGTGGTATACATAGCTTACGTCATGCCTTTGCCACCCACCAATTGGCTGCGGGGATGTCGATTAACCCGTTAAAATGTTTGCTAGGTCATCAAAGTCTTATGGTTACGGCACGTTATCTCCACTGGCAACCTGAACCGATATCAGGCCCTTGTGACTTATTAGCGCAAGTCCAGGGGGACAAATCTGATGAATGATCATTTTATTTTTTCCAGGATTGTGCATCAGTTTTTGGCCGAGGTTCGACAACAGCAATCACTATCCCCACAGTGCCAACAAAAGGCCAGTGCGCATTGGGTGGAGCAACGGTTAGCGGATGTGTTACCGGTGCCTTATTTTCATCTGGTATTTACCTTACCCCATGAGTTTAATGGCTGGGCACAACTGCATCCTGAGATTATTTATCATCACTTGTTTCAATGTGCATGGCAGACCTTGAATGATTATAGTCAGAACAATAAGCAATTACAGGGGAAACTGGGCATGACGGCCGTTTTGCACACCTGGGGTCAAAATCTCAACCAGCATATTCATTTACATTGCTTGATTCCTGGTGGTGCTGTTGGCGATAATAATCCATACTAAACCTCATTTAAGAAAACCGAAAACAGTGATTGAGTATCTGGCCCGTTATACTCATCGAACCGCCATTAGTTTGTCACGTATTGTCGCGGTGAATGCTTCTGGCGTGAGTTTTAAATGGAAGGATTATCGTGATGACCAGAAAAAGATAATGACCTTGAAGGGTGTTGAGTTTCTCCGTCGATTTTTATTGCATATTTTACCCAAAGGCCTCATGCGTATTCGTCATTATGGTTATTTAGCCAATCGTGTTCGAATTGAGAAGTTGAAGAAGATACGAGGCTGGATTGCTAAAGAGAGACCGATACAATCCAAACAGGAAAAAGGAATGATATCCGCCACTCCATCGATGGAATCTCCAATGAAATGCCCAGACTGTAAAATGGGTCATTTATGTCTGGTTGGTGTGATTCCGTCTGAAAAAGAACGGCGACGATACAGGCCATGTGCCCTATAGTCTGATGATCGTCTTGTGGTAAAGGAATGTCGGTTGCAATTGCACCGGCAACAGGATTATTATGGAGTCATTATAAGAAACGGCTTCAGATCAACCCGTGCAGGCGTGTAGATGATTCAAAAAGAGACACTTCAGCACAGTGGATACAAGAACAAACAACAGGGAATTGAGTGAATGATTATTTTTGTCTTATCAACTTTAAAACAATTTCCTTATATATAGAGTGTGCCAGTCACGGCTTAGTCCAACAGACATTTATACGCCATGCTGCGCACAGCGTATAAATGCTAAGATGTTGGCAACAAGAAATCAACCGAGTGTGAACCAATTAGGAAGGTAGTTTTATGAATATGACATTATCCAGCTTAATTCAGCGTGATGAGTGTGAATACCTCGAATTTAAAAGTGAATGGTACTGGCATAAAGGAGCGGTTCCTACTGTAAGGCAGTGGGGCGAATTCCTAAAGGACTTCGTTGCTTTGATTAACTGCAATGATAAATATATAGATCAAACAAAGTATTTGTTAATTGGTGTAAATGAAAGTAATACAATATTAGATGATCGCCTGATTGACACCGATCTATCAGATGACAACTTCCCAACATTAAAGGAGCTAAAGACACGAATTATCGCTAAAATTAGTTTATATTTCAAATCAAATGAAGATAACATTAACACATACGAAAACTTTGATCTGAAGTACGAAACAATTGAGGGAAAGAAAATACTAGTATTTGCAATACATCCTGCATCAGATATTCTAGTGCTTGATAAAGATATCCAAGACAAGAATAGAACAGAAAAAAGGAATAATGTTTTTGTAAGAACGATCAAAGCTACTGGCGATCCAGAAGTGGAAAATGCAAGTCCTGAAGATATTGTACAACTACAAAGAATAATCGGTTCGTATAATGTAAAAAGAAGTAAAGAAATTAATATAGAGAAAAGCGTAGAGAAAACAATCAAGCTCTTTGTAGACAACAATAATATATATACAATATCAGGTGTTCATAAAGAAAAAATCTGGAAGGATAATGTATTATTTGAGGTTTACATACTATCTTCTGATTTTACAAATATTAACTTCATATATCTATTTGATAAAAGCAACCAAACAAAAACATATGAATACCTAATTCACAATAATATCATCACAGATGGCTCTTCGAGCATTGTCTTAATAGACAACGGGTTAAAGAAAGATGTCAAAGGTATAAAGAGTAAGTTTAAAGCGCAGAATGTCTATTCGCTAGATAGCTTTGCACTTGAGTATCTGTATAAAAGTCATCTAAATGAAGATACATACCATGATGGAAACTTCAAAAGACAGCGGCAAATAAAAAACTTTATTGATCCATTCTCAGATAATTCACATGAAAAGGATGCACTTACCATTTTGACAGAATGGTTTAATATGACATCCATGCCGTTAATGGTAGTTAAGGGATATGGTGGTGTTGGAAAAACCACGTTAGTGAAATATTTTCTTGATATTCTATATGCCAGCTACAAAGATCAAAAAATTGAATCAAAGATTCTATTTATTGACTCAAGGAAAATCATTGATGAGATATCTAGAGAAGGAAATATTGATAACGTATTTTTATTTTATCAAGCATATGCAAGGAGCAAGAACTTAGCACATAAATTTGATAAAGAGCTACTAGAGTTGTCCATTGATAACGGGAACATCTTACTTGTTCTTGATGGAATAGATGAGGTAATAGCAAAGCTAGGAACCAAATTTAAAGTAGAGACATTTATAAGCAGTATCTACGAGAATTACCTTTTAGGGAATGAAAGGGCAAAAATAATAATCACATGCCGCGATTACTTCTGGGATGCCAGCAATATTGGCACGCACGAAATCACTTCACTTGAAATATTTCCTTTCAACGAAAAATTAGCAAAACAATTCTTTATGAAGGAATTTAATGATCACTCAAAAGAATTGAATCAGTGCTTAACATACTCGGAAGAATTTAAGTTAACAAAAGCAGAAGA contains:
- a CDS encoding tyrosine-type recombinase/integrase is translated as MRVSEVVSLKVKHIHGEQYYCQVPISVTLLECLRDYWKLYHPSPYLFPGREPDRPLGITSAQKHFTRAKNCAGIHKVGGIHSLRHAFATHQLAAGMSINPLKCLLGHQSLMVTARYLHWQPEPISGPCDLLAQVQGDKSDE
- a CDS encoding transposase, which codes for MNDHFIFSRIVHQFLAEVRQQQSLSPQCQQKASAHWVEQRLADVLPVPYFHLVFTLPHEFNGWAQLHPEIIYHHLFQCAWQTLNDYSQNNKQLQGKLGMTAVLHTWGQNLNQHIHLHCLIPGGAVGDNNPY
- a CDS encoding NACHT domain-containing protein, producing the protein MNMTLSSLIQRDECEYLEFKSEWYWHKGAVPTVRQWGEFLKDFVALINCNDKYIDQTKYLLIGVNESNTILDDRLIDTDLSDDNFPTLKELKTRIIAKISLYFKSNEDNINTYENFDLKYETIEGKKILVFAIHPASDILVLDKDIQDKNRTEKRNNVFVRTIKATGDPEVENASPEDIVQLQRIIGSYNVKRSKEINIEKSVEKTIKLFVDNNNIYTISGVHKEKIWKDNVLFEVYILSSDFTNINFIYLFDKSNQTKTYEYLIHNNIITDGSSSIVLIDNGLKKDVKGIKSKFKAQNVYSLDSFALEYLYKSHLNEDTYHDGNFKRQRQIKNFIDPFSDNSHEKDALTILTEWFNMTSMPLMVVKGYGGVGKTTLVKYFLDILYASYKDQKIESKILFIDSRKIIDEISREGNIDNVFLFYQAYARSKNLAHKFDKELLELSIDNGNILLVLDGIDEVIAKLGTKFKVETFISSIYENYLLGNERAKIIITCRDYFWDASNIGTHEITSLEIFPFNEKLAKQFFMKEFNDHSKELNQCLTYSEEFKLTKAEDSPGSKNVYIPYILDVIMDMVRQKKGLGEVSKNDVSSGILNTDIVNDYFIGRICNREVEKLKNLDID